In Solenopsis invicta isolate M01_SB chromosome 6, UNIL_Sinv_3.0, whole genome shotgun sequence, the genomic window ttatgattatttcaaaaattgattgttcatttaaaattttatcatgttgaatctaatattttatgctacaatatttctacattataatttaggacTAATTATGCATTTCTGTAAAcatatatgaattatatttctaaatgttatacataaaacagctaaaattgtttttaattattaattttcttctaaatttaattttgcaaatatgtcATTAAAATGAATCAACATACCATCATGGctttactgaaatattatttcaaaattatatgagcagttatcaatattttataaaaggtcaatattactatatctatttttataaatatacctaCATGATTGGAAATCATAACTTTTATGCAAGATcttatcatataatttaataaagttgtCCTATTAGGATTGTTATTCAAATTCCTATATATcattgaatattgaattttaGAATGAGAAATGGGCAGACAAACGATACTTCCTACGTTACGAAGAGCCAGAGATATACAATGAAGATGGATCAGAAATTGAGGGTGCAAAGGATTATTGGTTGGAGATTGTGAACTACATAATCGAGGATTTAAACTGGCTACTGAATCTTCCATTTTATCAGTATGATAAAGCAGTTAATTCtttcaatattgcattaatcCTGCATCTGCCATCAGATTTTTACTCCTTCCATCTGCAATCTGTATTTTCTGTccagttcaaatttttttactgttcaaaaaatcggaaaatatttagaattacaatttctatttctattatattaccaaattgttatttttctattttagactttcaaaaaatctggaaaaatttaactcaaatattaaaatctttatttaaaaattgaaatttgcacAGTAAATTTGAGAATAATATTATGCTTATGCCAAAGAAAATCTAGATTGTGGAAAAAGAGTTAACGACGACATGTATTTTACTTTAGTTATTACAAGTGGCTCTTTTTATTTAGATTCTGGTCCAATATTGTGTACAATACTTCGATTATGGATActttggtatcctttttacaAGAGGCCCCACCCTTTTAcgctttagaaaattttcccaaCGAACCAAAAATGCTGGAGGCATTAGAGAATCTTCGTCGCAACATACTTATCGTTTTTGCGCGTCTCTGCACAAACAAACAGAGTCCATCGGAGTACATGAAATGTCCATTTCTCGGAAACCTATTGTAcgacaattatatatttacgatACCGATTATATTTGATCTGTGTCAATTGTACGGTAGGGAAAATGCCAAAATAGTAGAGAAAATTGTACAGGATGTATTTAATGTACAGCCAATGTACAACGATGACCTTCAGAAATCTGTGCCGTGCCTTATAAAGGTGATGTATAACtgtttaataatcataaaaaaagaaacattaactTTTTGTATCATATTTTGATCACTGATTTTATAAGAAAGTTTAGTCATAAATATGAATGAATAGATATGATTGATTCTTCAATTAAATTCTCTTAAAAATGTAATCGctgtataaataaaagtagaaatttGTAGATTGTCAAGAAATTACAGatctataatttttagtttaactAAATTAATCAGTTTGTCATTCCTATTATAGGCTCTCCAAAATGTTGAACGGAGATTTGAAAATAGTCTAAGTAATGCAACTGAGGCAGTGGCACTTTCAGAGAGAAAGGATAATTCCGCTGAGATGACACTATACAATTTAGAAGATTTAATACTCTATATTTTAGATGTATCGTCAACTCTCACTGTGTTATTGAAAAGCTATCCTCCAGTAACTGCCACATTTCATAGAGATGACTTCATAAACaagtgaataaaaatattttattactaatatttaatttacagttttaaattaatatttttagtaacataCATTTATGCTTTgactaaaccaattttttttaatatttaaatgatttttactaaatccaaatttttttattcatacatgTGCATACTTTgcccaaaatattttttatatctgtgTCACTATATCGTTTTTGTTTGCTAGGATAGTTTCATTATATGGAAATACGATACCTGAGATGTACAAAAAACTAGACAAGTTGGCATATAGCGAGGAAAGTATGCCAAAGTACATTGAATTGAAGCATCGTCTAGATGTAACCAGAGTAGAAATGTTAAACCTCTATCGAATTATTACCTATGAACCCATATTAAAGATTCAGGAAAAAATGTAAGGATAAATACTGTTTTATGATAAAAACATGGACATATtctgattaaatatttaatttacttactgATATCACATCTGTAGGAACACGATAACGGAAGACGAGATAAGAACTTGCATAGACGAATATTTGAATTCACTAATGACTGCTATAtctgaaaaagaatttattatggATTTTCATAGGTTTTACCCAATTAATGTTGATCTTGATATTATGACCAAACTTTGTCCTGAAATGTATCCTTTTTTCAAACAGacttgttatattattatacaagagagatttttaaaaatctggaTTTTCTTTACATATTCAAATAATCAGTGATACAATAAAGCATGATTATATATTACAAGCTTTGCATGCATCGATTGGAAATATTAAGACGTCTAATGCATCGCTCAATAATACAAATGTAAGTAACAATCTTGCAAACATATGTAtaagtttgttaaaaaattttatattatcttatgtGTTATAGATAGCTGTCGCTGGATGTAGTGGTATTCAAGGCAACCAACAAAAGAAACATTCCAATGATGTGAATGGTATAAATAGTAAGACAAACTTTGTTTCAAAAGAGCCCGAAAACATAATGTCTCTcattcaggaagtgaaagaaattttatCCGACTATGGCGAAGGTTTCATACAGGTAAGATTTtgtgttttacattaaatttattaatttaaaaatcgaaataatgaattaaaagcAAAGTACTCACTACTAGTACTGAATTCaccaaataaagaaaaaaaatatgtagcatttttataaatttgtgcAATCTAAAATTTTCAGCTATGTTTAAagcattataattataatgttgaATCTGTGATAAATGCACTTCTGGAAGATTCTTTAccgaataaattgaaaaaatttgatacaacAATACCATATATACCACCAGATCTAAtggtatgtaataaaataactcTGATGTTATATAATAAGCAAAAGTAGCAAAGATTAATGTAAAGTATATATCCTTTTAGGAAGAAGCATCGGGTCCTGTGGAATTCCTGGCCGATGCAAATCTGGCCAATAATTTTCAAGAATCGACAGTTTCCCACAACGATGATCTTGAAGTTGTGACAGAAGATTTTGCAAATGCATTAAACATAGGGAAAAAGTAATCattcaatttgtacaaaatttatattacattttaccattaattctttcttttcctgTTATAATTAAATACCAATTCTCCTTTTTTAGGAAAGATAAGTACAgaaatgcaaatgaattgttGAATGATAAATCTGATATTAAGAAATCGTGGAATATTTATGAGAAGTATAGCCTTGTCGATGAATATGATGACGAATATGACGACACATATGATAGCCATAACATTCGTAGCAGTGTAACGGATGATTCTACAGAAATAGATGGAAAATCCTTCAGAACTCCAAGGGTtagtataaatattatcttgagctttaaagttttatataatttttgtatttttgtttaccACTAAAACACAAATTTGGAACCTAGGTATTTCATACACGTGACAAAAATAATACTAGTTCGGAGGATGAGACCGAAGATGAGCAAcctgtacagaataataaacattttgttcaAAATCCTGCGGAATTACGTGCTAAAGCCGAACAGCGAAGACAACAATGCGCAAGGGAAGGCAACAATGCGCATggtaaattgcaattttctcatacaaatttctttgaaaccAGTTACAGTTTCATGAAGCTGTTAACATACAATAGCAGATATCAAATAAAaagacttatttttatttagcaaatATACAAAATCGCTGTTTTAACTTAGAAATGTAAATCACTTATATTTACAcagttcaataaaatattatatattaatgatttattacattctggaatatgtaaaataatactaattgtataatttaaaactaaaattgtagaatataatttaactaataCTTAGAATAACTTTGATCACGTTTCTCTTGTTTAATCTGCTTGTTTACATATCCTAGATGGAAAAACTCTGATATAATATTTTGGCGATTCAATAAAACTTCCATTATTAAGCATTTACTCTTTAGactgtatttttttgtttttttttaaggcaaAGGTCAAAAGCAACAAGACAATGGTTCGGTTAATAAGAAGAAAACTGTGTACAAGTCTACACGACGCAATAGCTATCGACGTATGGGTGCCCAGATAAAAAGAAGACAAGGAATGGTTCCATCTTAGAGTGGcgcatttttttgcaaatgcaAGAGATCCGACGCTGTACATACTgccaaaaaaattaaacactttaGTTATTTAATTATCCTGCAGAAATAAACGttcttataaatttctatttgtcaGTTTAATTATTGCGAACTGAAAATTTCAATGAATAAATATGCATGTTCTATGTCACATTGTTTCAGAAGTTTTTAGAGAAACGTTGTACTTGTTCAGTGATCCTTTACTATCGTCAGCGCTCTCAATCTATTTAATTCGGTGTTTATAACGCGCTGATGTTCTTCCTCAGGTACTATTGTGCTTGACATGAATTCCGAAGAATACTGAATAGGCATCAGTTGCGTGTATAACTGCGTCGCATGACCATAGTAATTTAATTGTATCATGATTACAGCGTGAATGCTCGGATTGATGTACTCCAATCTCTTTCCGAGAAACATCGGTAATTCTGTGAGCAACTGAGCATGTATAGTTTTCAGCTCTTTAGCGGCCACCTCTTCCGCTCGTCGCTCTCTCTCTACCTTTGCGATATGATTCGCGGACTTGTCCTTCTTCTCTTGTAACTTTTTTACACGATTATACACAGTTTTCCACGTGGTTACTAGTTCCTCGCGCTTTGCTATCGCTGCAGAGATAGTCATAAATTCATTTCTGAACTTCTTCAGAGGTTCTATAAACGTCTTATGGCACAAGCTGCTGATTTCCTGAACATTTTTTCCCACCTAAAATAACGAAATGTAAAGCGAGTTATCTCgagaaaaaatgttaatcaCATACTCTTAGTACATACAATTCTTATCTCCTTCTCTCCTgcatatttttctttgaaatattagtACTATCCTGgtgaaaaattttatcagaatttttcgtataatttttcaaaatatataaactttagaattttgtataattttactttttagaaaatttgtaagattttttaatattaattgggAACACTTtaggaattataaaaaaatatctttttaaaaattcttcacAGATATatctaatttctaaaataattataataaatatttctctaagatttctcattctataatttctggtataattttataaaatctggaaaaattgagtgtttttaaaaaattataggatgagaaatcttagaatatttcagaattcatatatatgaaaaattcttagaAGATggatataatttgtataattctaaaaataattttatcagagagagagagagagagaaagaatgtaattggttgtaacatttatatacaactttttaaatataaaatcttacaaaTACTTTCTAAAGATATTAAAGTATATGAGAGAACTACTCggttatttttgtataaagtgataaaaaattaattcaaacaatTATGAGTAGAAATTAAGTTTACTTACTTGTGTAGCGACAGAATAGTATTCCTCTACTATTCTTCTACATTCATCGTTATTTTGCGCCAATCCACAGTTGATCAGATTAGTACTTAATCGTTGATCAGCTCTGTCCAAATTTGTCAAAGCTCCtatatatttcttcatttccttaatcaattttcttatcgcACTTTcaacacttaaaaaaagaatagacgTGTATACATAAACCtagtgaaaaattttctaagaatttttcaaattttctgtataattttatgttttaaaaaatggatcgaataatgtcaatttttttagtatttataaagtgttccaatttgtataaaaaaatttaaaaagaaaatgttttactagaaaatattgttaaattttgtcttttaaagTAACCATATCAAGTGCGacataaaaatctaattatttataaaaagataattaaaggAGTTTATGTACTTGTAAATCGTAACAAAGAAAGAGCTCATAGAGTGTAACATATAATCACTAGATAGATGCTAACAATTTCCATCAAGAGTACATACTAGATGAGCTTTTGAACAATAGTGTCTAACTCCTTATCTTCTGCATAAGACAAAAGTGGTGGCGCAGAAGTTGGTCTCTGAGTCaagtaatttttcttcaaaggaTTCCTACAACATATGTCTTATGTAAATTCGCATTCTAATACACTATATAATATTCAAAGCATTTTAGAGATTAGTTCACTTCACTTACCACGTCATATTCGATGTCTACATAGACGATTCTAAAGTTCAGACCAATTCAGATGACAATTTTGGTGTTGCACTTATCTGCAATCTATCCGtatctgataaatatttatttttaagctttCATCTTAAATTTGAATACAAGTACATTCATTTGATGTGTTTCTAGTTAAAAATAAAggtttgaaaaagaaaaatcgtcGCCCGATTCCAACAGTAAAAATTAAGCACTAAAGTTGACATGATTTAAAGGTTAAGAAACCTGTCATGTTGAACTTAAATGAAGGAATGTGAGCATGCGCCAAGCGTACGCACTAGAAATAGTGcgcgaaatataaaatatatttaaaaaaattggcaaGTAGTAACACcctatctatatttttatcttaatagcATTTCAATTTACaactataaaacaaatttacttacgcttttatttattcaatttcctTTGAAGTTTTCGGCCAAAGTAAAAGAGATGTGTGGATTATTCGAATACGGACGAATAAGGTACGATTAGATTCAAATTTGAATCAgagtttaaattttatgattcGAACTATTCAAAATTCTCAAATCAAAAAGGTTTAAACCACATATATTGACactcttataaaattatatttaaattgactttGTATCATATAatcgaatttatttttcttatacataaagaagtctttttaatatctatatattaaaattcaatttaacaataattatattattattacttcaAATCATATTTTGGTGGTTCTGtaacttttactatttttatttttatttcatttttatcaattttataaatttatattacacaatatattaatatatttatatgtacatacttctatttaaaaaatacttagcTAAAGCAATTGTTAGCAAAACATGCCTATACTTTTCTCTCACATATCacttgtattttaaaatgttgatttttgtacttttaaacgtttgaaaataataaacattaaaaaaagtcatttaatacataatgcttttcaaataaattgttaaaatgttttaaaaacattatttattaatttcggtaaaaatttatttatattaatgttgtatACAACTTTAAATAcgatatatttgaaaacattacatgtaattaaatatcattatgATAACAATGGTAATGATTTTATGGTTACTTGGGATAAGCTAACTCCCATAGTCTATCTTCATTAATTCAAAACATACTAAATTATGAAACtagtttctttttgtaaaaattttttacaaaactgatttcttaattaactgtaattataaaaacttatgaaatttgcataaatgataaaagtaatataaacttTCTCATTATAAAAAGGGAGCAAAATTATCCGTCTTAAATATAAAGcccatttttatttcaaacctGGACAAACCTAGGCAATGAAAACAATGAACATTCTTTGGATTTTTTAGATTAGGATTTTACCTAATTCCGGAACTTAATTTGTATAttgttttactatttattaactTCAAATTTATATTCGGATTGTCGTGCTATTTAGGCAGAAAGTCATTGGCTGTCCGACAGTATAGTTTTGTGTTTCAGCTTACTGACCGCGACTACTTGATCTCATCGTAAATGTGATGACTTTCGTGATGCTCGACTTTATTGTTCATGTTAATGTTATAATACACATTCATGTTTGGATTTCCCACTTTAGTATCTTTATTCTTTAGGTTGTATTGTGATCTGTACTTTCCtaaatagtaacaaattaatgtaattatttaaaagttttttattttgatgctaataaacatattatatgTCATACATTACCTTTGCCATCGTCATTAGTACAACTCTTTTGACTGAATTTATCTTTCTCGCTGTTTTTGTGCaaagtagtagtagtagtgctACCATCAAACTTTGAAGAACCTTTACACGCAtatactaaattattaaatttgtttgcggcaaaaataatattttaaacttctCTGCTCAAAAATTAAACTCTTCGATAggttgataaataaatttaatatagcaATTGAGACTAGGAAAGGTTTATTTTATCTGGTAAATCTTAATTTACCTGATATATTCTCAGGAATGTATTGCACCTGAGGTAACTCTCTCTGAGAATACTGAGAACTTGAGGACCTGCGGATCTGACAATCAGCCATTTTACGACAATAGTACCTCCAACGCAGCGACAACATATAAATAACTAATATAGCTGTACTTATAGATGCAATTATACATAAGTTTCTTGCCATAACGTGTAactcttcttcttcctttttttggGAGGATAATTGTCGGTCACAATTTTCacctaaaaattatttctccaTCATTTTAAGTCAACAACGAAGAAACCAGCGAGATAGAGACTGCAATATTATACTCTTTGTGCATAATTATCTCTTTAAAAGAGAGTGCGCTTTACATACCTGTATATCCATATCTGCAAATACAACCCTCAGCTGGATGGCACTTAAAGAAATCATTTATACATTTGCACGACTCCAAACAATTGTCACCGTAATATCCCTCGGGACAAACTAAAATCAGCaagcaatataatttatagcaATTTATAGCCGTTTGGTACATCATTCTTTTCTGGTCGTTACACTTCAGAGTTTATTAAACCTACTCTCGGTACATTTAGTCCCGATCCATCCCGGTGCGCATCGACAATGGCCATCATGAGATCTACATTTGCCACCGTTTTGACATTTGCATTGCTGTGTGCAATTGACGCCGTACGTGCCCTCCGCGCAAGGTGTTTGGCAATACTCGTCTTGCCAGCCAGGTAGACATCGGCATGCA contains:
- the LOC105201077 gene encoding activating signal cointegrator 1 complex subunit 2 yields the protein MSLYENPNCVPLEELQLNIKNDGVIVVINALNEKWADKRYFLRYEEPEIYNEDGSEIEGAKDYWLEIVNYIIEDLNWLLNLPFYQFWSNIVYNTSIMDTLVSFLQEAPPFYALENFPNEPKMLEALENLRRNILIVFARLCTNKQSPSEYMKCPFLGNLLYDNYIFTIPIIFDLCQLYGRENAKIVEKIVQDVFNVQPMYNDDLQKSVPCLIKALQNVERRFENSLSNATEAVALSERKDNSAEMTLYNLEDLILYILDVSSTLTVLLKSYPPVTATFHRDDFINKIVSLYGNTIPEMYKKLDKLAYSEESMPKYIELKHRLDVTRVEMLNLYRIITYEPILKIQEKMNTITEDEIRTCIDEYLNSLMTAISEKEFIMDFHRFYPINVDLDIMTKLCPEIDTIKHDYILQALHASIGNIKTSNASLNNTNIAVAGCSGIQGNQQKKHSNDVNGINSKTNFVSKEPENIMSLIQEVKEILSDYGEGFIQLCLKHYNYNVESVINALLEDSLPNKLKKFDTTIPYIPPDLMEEASGPVEFLADANLANNFQESTVSHNDDLEVVTEDFANALNIGKKKDKYRNANELLNDKSDIKKSWNIYEKYSLVDEYDDEYDDTYDSHNIRSSVTDDSTEIDGKSFRTPRVFHTRDKNNTSSEDETEDEQPVQNNKHFVQNPAELRAKAEQRRQQCAREGNNAHGKGQKQQDNGSVNKKKTVYKSTRRNSYRRMGAQIKRRQGMVPS
- the LOC105201069 gene encoding bridging integrator 3, with the protein product MTWNPLKKNYLTQRPTSAPPLLSYAEDKELDTIVQKLIYVESAIRKLIKEMKKYIGALTNLDRADQRLSTNLINCGLAQNNDECRRIVEEYYSVATQVGKNVQEISSLCHKTFIEPLKKFRNEFMTISAAIAKREELVTTWKTVYNRVKKLQEKKDKSANHIAKVERERRAEEVAAKELKTIHAQLLTELPMFLGKRLEYINPSIHAVIMIQLNYYGHATQLYTQLMPIQYSSEFMSSTIVPEEEHQRVINTELNRLRALTIVKDH